A stretch of the Planktothricoides raciborskii GIHE-MW2 genome encodes the following:
- a CDS encoding tetratricopeptide repeat protein, producing MGNGVFAQTVTERKAEADRLLEQGIQQYTTSQYQAAIQSLETALNIFREIGDRNGEGTALNNLGLAYNSLGQYQKAIEFYQQSLTIKREIGDRNGEGGALNNLGNAYDSLGQYQKAIEFFQQSLTIAREIGDRNGEGTALNNLGLAYNSLGQYQKAIEFFQQSLTIAREIGDRNGEGNALNNLGNAYYNLGQYQKAIEFFQQSLTIAREIGDRNGEGNALNNLGNAYYNLGQYQKAIEFYQQSLTIKREIGDRNGEGGALNNLGNAYDSLGQYQKAIEFYQQSLTIKREIGDRNVEGIALNNLGIAYKSLGQYQKAIEFYQQSLTLAREIGDRNGEGGALNNLGNAYDSLGQYQKAIEFYQQSLTIKREIGDRNVEGIALNNLGIAYKSLGQYQKAIEFFQQSLTIAREIGDRNGEGGALNNLGNAYDSLGQYQKAIEFYQQSLTIKREIGDRNVEGIALNNLGIAYKSLGQYQKAIEFYQQSLTLAREIGDRYGEGGDLNNLGLALFKLKNFPEAEKYLFSSLEVKESLRQGIQDDLDKVSLSDTQRNSYNLLQQVLIAQNKTEPALEVSERGRGRALVELLTQRFNPNSEPFSPVVSLAQLQAIARQQNATIVQYYWIFDEF from the coding sequence ATGGGTAATGGAGTATTCGCCCAAACAGTTACAGAACGAAAAGCCGAAGCAGACCGATTATTAGAGCAGGGAATACAACAATATACAACTAGCCAATACCAAGCCGCAATTCAGTCTTTAGAAACTGCATTAAACATTTTCCGTGAAATCGGCGATCGCAATGGAGAAGGAACTGCTCTCAATAATTTGGGTCTTGCTTACAATAGCTTAGGACAATATCAAAAAGCAATTGAGTTTTATCAACAGTCTTTAACTATTAAACGTGAAATCGGCGATCGCAATGGAGAAGGAGGTGCTCTCAATAATTTGGGTAATGCTTACGATAGCTTAGGACAATATCAAAAAGCAATTGAGTTTTTTCAACAGTCTTTAACTATTGCCCGTGAAATCGGCGATCGCAATGGAGAAGGAACTGCTCTCAATAATTTGGGTCTTGCTTACAATAGCTTAGGACAATATCAAAAAGCAATTGAGTTTTTTCAACAGTCTTTAACTATTGCCCGTGAAATCGGCGATCGCAATGGAGAAGGAAATGCTCTCAATAATTTGGGTAATGCTTACTATAACTTAGGACAATATCAAAAAGCAATTGAGTTTTTTCAACAGTCTTTAACTATTGCCCGTGAAATCGGCGATCGCAATGGAGAAGGAAATGCTCTCAATAATTTGGGTAATGCTTACTATAACTTAGGACAATATCAAAAAGCAATTGAGTTTTATCAACAGTCTTTAACTATTAAACGTGAAATCGGCGATCGCAATGGAGAAGGAGGTGCTCTCAATAATTTGGGTAATGCTTACGATAGCTTAGGACAATATCAAAAAGCAATTGAGTTTTATCAACAGTCTTTAACTATTAAACGTGAAATCGGCGATCGCAATGTAGAAGGAATTGCTCTCAATAATTTGGGTATTGCTTACAAGAGCTTAGGACAATATCAAAAAGCAATTGAGTTTTATCAACAGTCTTTAACTCTTGCCCGTGAAATCGGCGATCGCAATGGAGAAGGAGGTGCTCTCAATAATTTGGGTAATGCTTACGATAGCTTAGGACAATATCAAAAAGCAATAGAGTTTTATCAACAGTCTTTAACTATTAAACGTGAAATCGGCGATCGCAATGTAGAAGGAATTGCTCTCAATAATTTGGGTATTGCTTACAAGAGCTTAGGACAATATCAAAAAGCAATTGAGTTTTTTCAACAGTCTTTAACTATTGCCCGTGAAATCGGCGATCGCAATGGAGAAGGAGGTGCTCTCAATAATTTGGGTAATGCTTACGATAGCTTAGGACAATATCAAAAAGCAATTGAGTTTTATCAACAGTCTTTAACTATTAAACGTGAAATCGGCGATCGCAATGTAGAAGGAATTGCTCTCAATAATTTGGGTATTGCTTACAAGAGCTTAGGACAATATCAAAAAGCAATTGAGTTTTATCAACAGTCTTTAACTCTTGCCCGTGAAATCGGCGATCGCTATGGAGAAGGAGGTGATCTCAATAATTTGGGTCTTGCTTTGTTTAAATTGAAGAATTTTCCTGAAGCTGAAAAATATCTGTTTTCTAGTCTCGAAGTTAAGGAATCTCTGCGACAAGGAATTCAAGACGACCTCGATAAAGTATCTCTTTCCGACACTCAACGCAATTCCTATAATCTGCTTCAACAAGTTTTAATTGCTCAAAATAAAACTGAGCCAGCTTTAGAAGTTTCTGAACGAGGTCGGGGGAGAGCGTTAGTCGAGTTATTAACTCAACGATTCAACCCCAATTCAGAACCCTTTTCTCCGGTTGTTTCTTTAGCCCAACTCCAAGCCATTGCTCGACAACAAAATGCAACAATTGTTCAATATTATTGGATTTTTGATGAATTTTAA